A single region of the Elizabethkingia sp. JS20170427COW genome encodes:
- the rpoB gene encoding DNA-directed RNA polymerase subunit beta: MSKAHSQKTQETKRVNFSVSKGKIVTPDFLDIQIKSFQEFFQIDTLPEDRVHESLYKTFQENFPISDSRNQFVLEFLDYLVDAPRYSIDECVERGLTYSVPLKARLKLYCTDPEHEDFETVIQDVYLGPVPYMTPSGSFIINGAERVIVTQLHRSPGVFFGQTYHANGTKLYYSRIIPFKGSWMEFTTDINSVMYAYIDRKKKLPLTTLLRAIGYESDKDILQIFDLAEEVKVSKAALKKVEGRTLAARVLNTWFEDFVDEDTGEVVSIERNEIILDRETILEKEHLDLILEAGVKTILIHKENSGEFSIIQNTLQKDPTNSEKEAVEYIYRQLRNADPPDEETARGIIEKLFFSEQRYSLGEVGRYRLNKKLNLDIPIETEVLTKEDIIAIVRNLIELANSKTEVDDIDHLSNRRIKTVGEQLAGQFGVGLSRIARTIKERMNVRDNEVFTPIDLVNAKTLTSVINSFFGTNQLSQFMDQTNPLSEVTHKRRLSALGPGGLSRERAGFEVRDVHHTHYGRICPIETPEGPNIGLISSLGLFAKINRLGFIETPYRKVENGVVDLVNDPIYLNAEDEEGQVIAQANVELSDDGKFETERIIARLDGDYPVVEPNEVQLMDVAPNQISGISASLIPFLEHDDANRALMGSNMMRQAVPLLRPEAPIVGTGLEKQVARDSRILINAEGTGEVIYVDANEITVKYERTEDQDLVSFESATKTYKLTKFRKTNQGTTITLKPIVRVGDTVEKGQVLCEGYATENGELALGRNLVVAFMPWKGYNFEDAIVINEKAVREDWFTSIHVDEYSLEVRDTKLGMEELTSDIPNVSEEATKELDENGMIRIGAEVKPGDIMIGKITPKGESDPTPEEKLLRAIFGDKAGDVKDASLKADSSLRGVVINKKLFSRNIKDKKKRTEEKLKLEEVENRFKAQFTELRNTLLEKLNILVSGKTSQGVKNDLDEELIGKGVKFTQKLLSSVEDYINVSGSDWTVDADKNELIKQLIHNYKIKYNDIQGDKNREKFAISIGDELPAGIMKLAKVYIAKKRKLNVGDKMAGRHGNKGIVSRIVREEDMPFLEDGTAVDIVLNPLGVPSRMNIGQIYETVLGWAGRKLGLKFATPIFDGAELEEITEYTDKAGLPKYGSTYLYDGGTGERFTQPATVGIMYMLKLGHMVDDKMHARSIGPYSLITQQPLGGKAQFGGQRFGEMEVWALEAFGASNILREILTVKSDDVIGRAKTYEAIAKGEAMPEPGIPESFNVLLHELQGLGLDVRLEE, translated from the coding sequence ATGAGTAAAGCACATTCTCAAAAAACTCAGGAAACAAAAAGAGTAAATTTCTCTGTTTCCAAAGGAAAGATTGTAACTCCCGATTTTTTGGATATCCAAATCAAATCGTTCCAAGAGTTCTTCCAGATAGATACCCTACCGGAAGATAGAGTTCATGAATCTCTATACAAGACTTTTCAGGAAAATTTCCCGATTTCAGATTCTAGAAACCAGTTTGTACTTGAATTTCTAGACTACTTAGTAGATGCGCCTCGTTATTCTATTGACGAGTGTGTTGAGAGAGGTCTAACTTACAGCGTTCCGTTAAAAGCTAGACTTAAATTGTACTGTACAGATCCAGAACACGAGGATTTCGAAACCGTTATTCAAGATGTTTATTTAGGACCTGTTCCTTACATGACGCCTAGTGGATCATTTATCATCAATGGTGCAGAACGTGTAATCGTAACTCAGCTTCACCGTTCTCCTGGGGTTTTCTTCGGACAAACTTACCATGCTAACGGTACCAAATTGTACTATTCAAGAATTATCCCTTTCAAAGGTTCTTGGATGGAATTTACCACCGATATCAACAGCGTAATGTACGCGTATATCGATCGTAAGAAAAAATTACCTCTAACCACCTTGCTTAGAGCGATAGGTTATGAATCGGATAAAGATATTCTTCAGATTTTCGACCTTGCTGAAGAAGTGAAAGTTTCTAAAGCTGCTCTTAAAAAAGTAGAGGGTAGAACATTGGCTGCAAGAGTTTTGAACACTTGGTTTGAAGACTTTGTAGATGAAGATACAGGTGAGGTAGTTTCTATCGAAAGAAACGAAATTATCTTAGACAGAGAAACAATCTTGGAAAAAGAACACTTAGATCTTATCCTTGAAGCAGGGGTGAAAACCATCCTTATCCACAAAGAAAATAGTGGAGAGTTCTCTATCATTCAAAATACTTTACAAAAAGACCCTACCAACTCTGAAAAAGAAGCGGTAGAGTATATTTATCGTCAGTTAAGAAATGCAGATCCACCAGATGAGGAAACAGCAAGAGGAATTATCGAAAAATTATTCTTCTCTGAACAACGTTACTCTCTAGGTGAAGTAGGTCGTTATAGATTGAATAAAAAATTGAATCTAGACATCCCTATCGAAACTGAAGTATTAACCAAAGAAGATATCATTGCAATCGTAAGAAACCTTATCGAGTTAGCAAACTCTAAAACTGAGGTAGATGATATCGACCACCTTTCTAACAGAAGAATTAAAACTGTTGGTGAACAGCTAGCAGGACAATTTGGGGTAGGTCTTTCTAGAATTGCAAGAACGATCAAGGAGAGAATGAATGTTCGTGATAACGAAGTATTTACTCCTATCGACTTGGTAAATGCAAAGACATTAACCTCTGTAATCAACTCATTCTTTGGTACCAACCAGCTATCTCAGTTTATGGACCAAACCAACCCATTATCAGAAGTAACTCACAAGAGAAGACTTTCTGCTTTAGGACCTGGTGGTTTATCAAGAGAAAGAGCAGGTTTCGAGGTGCGAGACGTTCACCATACCCACTATGGTAGAATTTGCCCTATCGAAACTCCGGAAGGACCAAACATTGGTTTGATCTCTTCTTTAGGTCTATTCGCAAAAATCAACAGATTAGGATTTATTGAAACTCCTTATCGTAAAGTTGAAAATGGTGTAGTAGACTTGGTAAATGATCCTATTTACTTAAATGCTGAAGACGAAGAAGGACAAGTAATTGCTCAAGCAAATGTAGAATTGTCAGACGATGGTAAATTCGAAACCGAACGTATCATTGCTCGTCTAGATGGGGATTACCCAGTAGTAGAGCCTAATGAAGTACAATTGATGGACGTAGCTCCTAACCAGATTTCTGGTATCTCTGCTTCATTAATTCCGTTTCTAGAACATGATGATGCGAACCGTGCGCTAATGGGATCTAACATGATGCGTCAGGCAGTACCATTATTAAGACCTGAAGCTCCAATTGTAGGTACAGGATTGGAGAAACAAGTAGCAAGAGATTCTAGAATCCTTATCAATGCTGAAGGTACTGGGGAAGTTATCTATGTAGATGCTAACGAAATTACCGTGAAGTATGAAAGAACTGAAGATCAGGATTTAGTAAGCTTCGAGTCTGCAACAAAAACTTATAAATTAACCAAATTCAGAAAAACCAACCAAGGTACTACCATTACTTTGAAACCTATCGTTAGAGTAGGAGACACTGTAGAAAAAGGACAAGTACTTTGTGAAGGTTATGCAACTGAAAACGGAGAACTAGCATTAGGTAGAAACCTAGTAGTAGCCTTCATGCCTTGGAAAGGGTATAACTTCGAGGATGCGATCGTTATCAACGAAAAAGCAGTTCGCGAAGACTGGTTTACTTCTATCCACGTGGATGAGTATTCTCTAGAAGTAAGAGATACTAAATTAGGTATGGAAGAATTAACTTCTGATATCCCTAACGTTTCTGAAGAAGCTACTAAAGAGCTAGATGAAAACGGTATGATTCGTATCGGTGCTGAAGTAAAACCTGGTGATATCATGATTGGTAAGATTACTCCAAAAGGAGAATCGGATCCTACTCCAGAAGAAAAATTACTTCGTGCCATCTTTGGTGATAAAGCAGGAGATGTAAAAGATGCTTCATTGAAGGCTGATTCTTCTTTAAGAGGGGTAGTTATCAATAAGAAACTATTCTCTAGAAACATCAAAGACAAAAAGAAAAGAACTGAAGAGAAACTAAAACTTGAAGAGGTTGAAAACCGTTTCAAAGCTCAGTTTACTGAATTAAGAAATACTTTATTAGAAAAATTAAACATCTTGGTAAGTGGTAAAACTTCTCAAGGAGTGAAAAATGATCTAGATGAAGAGCTTATCGGTAAAGGAGTGAAGTTCACTCAGAAGTTACTTTCTTCAGTTGAAGATTATATCAACGTAAGTGGTTCAGATTGGACAGTTGATGCAGATAAAAATGAATTAATTAAACAATTAATCCACAACTACAAAATTAAATATAACGATATCCAAGGAGATAAAAACCGTGAGAAATTTGCAATTTCTATCGGTGATGAATTACCAGCAGGTATCATGAAATTAGCAAAAGTTTACATCGCTAAGAAACGTAAACTTAATGTAGGGGATAAAATGGCGGGTCGTCACGGTAACAAAGGTATCGTTTCTCGTATCGTTCGTGAAGAAGATATGCCATTCCTAGAAGACGGTACAGCAGTAGATATCGTATTGAACCCACTAGGGGTACCTTCTCGTATGAACATCGGTCAGATTTATGAAACCGTATTAGGTTGGGCAGGTCGCAAACTAGGATTGAAGTTTGCTACACCAATCTTTGATGGTGCTGAGCTAGAGGAGATTACAGAATATACCGACAAAGCAGGTCTTCCAAAATACGGTAGTACTTACTTATACGATGGTGGTACGGGGGAAAGATTTACCCAACCAGCTACCGTAGGTATTATGTACATGCTGAAATTAGGCCACATGGTAGATGATAAGATGCATGCTCGTTCTATCGGTCCATACTCATTAATCACTCAACAACCTCTAGGAGGTAAAGCTCAGTTTGGTGGTCAGCGTTTCGGAGAGATGGAGGTTTGGGCACTAGAAGCATTCGGTGCATCTAACATCCTAAGAGAAATCTTAACCGTGAAGTCTGATGACGTGATTGGTAGAGCAAAAACTTATGAAGCAATTGCCAAAGGAGAAGCAATGCCTGAACCAGGTATTCCAGAATCCTTCAATGTATTACTTCATGAGTTGCAAGGTCTTGGACTTGATGTAAGACTGGAAGAATAA
- a CDS encoding DUF3467 domain-containing protein has protein sequence MDNNQNPQDGNINIELNEMVAAGVYANLALVNHSPSEFILDFIQLMPGVQQAKVRSRVILAPLHAKRVLNALQQNIASYEQQFGEIKEVEPFVLGQNTPQA, from the coding sequence ATGGACAACAATCAGAATCCACAAGACGGAAACATCAACATCGAATTGAATGAAATGGTAGCAGCAGGTGTTTACGCAAATTTAGCTCTAGTAAATCATTCTCCATCTGAATTTATCTTGGATTTCATCCAATTAATGCCAGGTGTACAACAAGCTAAAGTAAGATCTAGAGTAATCTTAGCTCCATTACACGCAAAAAGAGTATTAAATGCTCTACAACAAAATATTGCATCTTACGAACAACAGTTTGGTGAAATTAAAGAAGTTGAACCTTTTGTATTAGGTCAAAATACTCCTCAAGCTTAA
- the rpoC gene encoding DNA-directed RNA polymerase subunit beta', with translation MSNKNKTSRFSKISIGLASPESILQESRGEVLKPETINYRTHKPERDGLFCEKIFGPVKDYECACGKYKRIRYKGIVCDRCGVEVTEKKVRRERIGHISLVVPVAHIWYFRSLPNKIGYLLGLPSKKLDMIIYYERYVVIQPGIAKKADGSDFEDKEFLTEEEYLDILDTLPQDNQYLDDSDPNKFVAKMGAEAIEELLRRIDLDSLSYDLRHRAHNETSKQRRTEALKRLSVVEALRGANTRMINRPEWMVMRVLPVIPPELRPLVPLDGGRFATSDLNDLYRRVIIRNNRLKRLLEIKAPEVILRNEKRMLQEAVDSLFDNTRKSSAVKSESNRPLKSLSDSLKGKQGRFRQNLLGKRVDYSARSVIVVGPSLQLHECGLPKDMAAELYKPFIIRKLIERGIVKTVKSAKRIIDRKEPVVYDILENVMKGHPVLLNRAPTLHRLGIQAFQPKMIEGKAIQLHPLVTTAFNADFDGDQMAVHLPLGPEAILEAQLLMLGSQNILNPANGSPITVPSQDMVLGLYFMTKIAISTEEKKIPGEGLVFYSPEEAEIAYHEGKASLNAKVRCKLPVKENGEIVIKLIETTVGRIIFNQIVPKQVGYIDELLTKKSLRSIIGRILDETDFPTTVKFLDDMKNLGYANAFKGGLSFSLGDIVVPEEKAGMIAAAIENVDDIRGNYNMGLITDTERYNQVIDVWTNTNAKLTEMIMDRMKSDQGGFNSVFMMLDSGARGSKEQIRQLSGMRGLMAKPQKAGSGGADIIENPIVANFKEGLSILEYFISTHGARKGLADTALKTADAGYLTRRLVDVAQDVIVTEEDCGTLRGVEITPLRKNDEIVEKISDRVLGRVALHDIYDPETDELLVESDTLIDEDIAKKIEAAGIESVEARSPLTCETKIGICAKCYGRNLATGKPIHMGEAVGVIAAQSIGEPGTQLTLRTFHQGGTAGNISENPSIVAKREGIVEMDEVRTIKSEGEDGKETDIVVSRSTEFRLVMDNEARTVIMNSNIPYGAELSVKPGDRVQKGDLICKWDPYNAVIIAETSGKVEYEEIIQGISYQLEIDEQTGFEEKVITDSRNKKAVPTLRMVDIKGELQKAYNLPVGAHLMVNDGEKIKAGKVLVKIPRKSAKAGDITGGLPRVTELFEARNPSNPAVVTEIDGVVSYGKIKRGNREMIVEAKTGEIKKYLVKLSNQILVQENDFVKAGSPLSDGSVTPDDILHIKGPTAVQEYIVNEIQEVYRLQGVKIDDKHFEIIVRQMMTKVQIVDGGDTQFLEGSIEHKNDFIEENERVYGLKVVTNPGDSKELQAGQMITARELRDENSKLRREDLALVEVREALPATATPVLQGITRAALQTKSFMSAASFQETTKVLNEAAVSGKVDNLTGLKENVIVGHRIPAGTGLKEYQNFIVGSKKEFEDLN, from the coding sequence ATGTCAAATAAAAATAAAACAAGTAGATTTAGCAAAATCTCCATAGGTTTAGCTTCACCAGAATCTATTCTTCAAGAATCAAGAGGGGAAGTTCTAAAACCAGAAACGATTAACTATCGTACCCATAAGCCGGAAAGAGATGGTTTATTCTGCGAAAAAATATTCGGGCCTGTTAAAGACTACGAGTGTGCTTGTGGTAAATATAAAAGAATCCGTTATAAAGGTATTGTCTGCGACCGTTGTGGGGTAGAAGTTACCGAGAAAAAAGTACGTCGTGAGCGTATAGGACACATTAGCCTTGTTGTTCCTGTTGCCCATATCTGGTATTTCCGTTCTCTTCCTAACAAAATAGGATACCTTTTAGGATTACCTTCTAAAAAATTGGATATGATTATCTACTATGAAAGATATGTCGTTATCCAACCAGGTATCGCTAAAAAAGCAGACGGTTCCGATTTTGAAGATAAAGAATTCTTAACTGAAGAAGAATATCTAGATATCCTAGATACTCTTCCTCAGGACAACCAATATCTTGATGATTCAGACCCTAATAAATTCGTAGCGAAAATGGGGGCTGAAGCTATCGAAGAATTATTGAGAAGAATCGATCTAGACTCTCTATCTTATGATTTAAGACATAGAGCTCATAACGAAACTTCTAAACAAAGAAGAACAGAAGCTTTAAAAAGACTTTCTGTAGTGGAAGCTTTAAGAGGTGCCAACACCCGTATGATTAACCGTCCTGAATGGATGGTGATGCGTGTGCTTCCTGTAATCCCGCCAGAACTAAGACCTCTAGTACCTTTAGATGGTGGACGTTTTGCAACTTCAGACCTTAACGATCTTTACCGTAGAGTAATCATCAGAAACAACCGTTTGAAGAGATTATTGGAAATTAAAGCCCCTGAAGTAATCCTTAGAAACGAGAAACGTATGCTTCAAGAAGCGGTAGATTCTCTATTCGATAACACCAGAAAATCTTCTGCAGTGAAGTCGGAATCTAACCGTCCATTAAAATCCCTTTCAGACTCATTGAAAGGTAAACAAGGTCGTTTCCGTCAAAACTTATTAGGTAAAAGGGTAGACTATTCTGCTCGTTCTGTAATTGTTGTAGGGCCTAGCCTTCAGTTACACGAATGTGGTCTTCCAAAAGATATGGCAGCCGAACTTTACAAACCATTCATCATTAGAAAACTAATCGAAAGAGGTATTGTAAAAACAGTGAAATCTGCTAAGAGAATCATCGATAGAAAAGAGCCTGTAGTATACGATATCCTAGAAAATGTGATGAAAGGACACCCAGTTCTACTGAACAGGGCACCTACTCTTCACCGTTTAGGTATCCAAGCTTTCCAACCTAAGATGATCGAAGGTAAAGCAATCCAACTTCACCCATTGGTAACAACGGCCTTCAACGCCGATTTCGATGGTGACCAGATGGCGGTACACTTACCTTTAGGTCCAGAAGCTATTTTGGAAGCTCAATTATTGATGCTAGGTTCTCAAAACATCCTAAACCCTGCTAACGGTTCTCCAATTACAGTACCTTCTCAGGACATGGTATTGGGACTTTACTTCATGACTAAGATTGCAATTTCTACTGAAGAGAAAAAAATCCCAGGAGAAGGCCTTGTATTCTACTCTCCTGAAGAAGCAGAAATCGCTTACCACGAAGGAAAAGCATCCCTAAATGCAAAAGTAAGATGTAAGTTACCAGTAAAAGAAAATGGAGAAATCGTTATCAAGCTTATTGAAACAACAGTAGGTAGAATTATTTTCAACCAAATTGTTCCAAAACAAGTAGGATACATCGATGAACTATTGACTAAAAAATCATTAAGATCTATTATTGGTAGAATCTTAGATGAAACTGATTTCCCAACTACAGTTAAGTTCCTAGATGATATGAAGAATTTAGGATATGCTAACGCATTTAAAGGAGGTCTTTCATTTAGCTTAGGAGATATCGTGGTTCCTGAAGAAAAAGCAGGAATGATTGCAGCAGCTATCGAAAACGTAGATGACATTAGAGGTAACTATAACATGGGGCTTATCACCGATACAGAACGTTACAACCAGGTAATCGACGTTTGGACCAATACCAATGCCAAGTTAACAGAAATGATTATGGACAGAATGAAATCCGACCAAGGTGGTTTCAACTCTGTATTCATGATGCTAGACTCTGGGGCAAGGGGTTCTAAAGAACAGATTCGTCAGCTTTCAGGTATGAGGGGGCTGATGGCAAAACCTCAAAAAGCAGGTTCTGGAGGTGCTGATATTATCGAAAACCCAATTGTTGCGAACTTTAAAGAAGGTCTTTCGATCTTGGAATACTTTATCTCAACCCACGGGGCTCGTAAAGGTCTTGCGGATACCGCGCTTAAAACTGCCGATGCTGGTTACCTAACCAGAAGATTGGTGGACGTAGCACAAGATGTAATTGTTACTGAAGAAGACTGTGGTACATTAAGAGGGGTAGAAATTACACCACTTAGAAAAAATGATGAGATTGTTGAAAAAATCTCTGATAGAGTATTAGGTAGGGTAGCATTACACGATATCTACGATCCAGAAACCGATGAGTTACTAGTAGAATCAGATACTCTTATCGATGAGGATATCGCTAAGAAAATTGAAGCTGCTGGTATCGAATCTGTTGAAGCTCGTTCTCCTCTTACTTGTGAAACCAAAATCGGTATCTGTGCTAAATGTTATGGTAGAAACCTTGCAACCGGTAAGCCAATCCATATGGGAGAAGCTGTTGGGGTTATCGCAGCTCAATCTATTGGGGAACCAGGTACACAGCTTACCCTAAGAACCTTCCACCAAGGGGGTACTGCAGGAAACATTTCAGAAAACCCATCTATCGTTGCTAAGAGAGAAGGTATTGTAGAAATGGATGAGGTAAGAACCATTAAGAGTGAAGGTGAAGATGGTAAAGAAACCGATATCGTAGTTTCTCGTTCTACTGAATTCCGTTTGGTAATGGATAATGAAGCAAGAACAGTAATTATGAACTCTAACATCCCTTACGGTGCTGAATTAAGCGTAAAACCTGGTGATAGAGTACAAAAAGGTGACCTTATCTGTAAATGGGATCCTTATAACGCAGTAATTATTGCTGAAACTTCTGGTAAAGTAGAATACGAAGAGATTATCCAAGGTATATCTTACCAATTGGAAATCGACGAACAAACAGGATTCGAAGAAAAGGTAATTACCGATTCTAGAAATAAAAAAGCCGTTCCAACGCTTCGTATGGTAGATATCAAAGGAGAATTGCAAAAAGCATATAACCTTCCAGTAGGTGCCCACCTTATGGTAAACGATGGTGAGAAAATTAAAGCTGGTAAAGTCTTAGTGAAAATCCCTAGAAAATCTGCAAAAGCAGGGGATATTACAGGGGGTCTTCCGAGAGTTACCGAACTTTTCGAAGCTCGTAACCCATCTAACCCAGCGGTAGTAACTGAAATCGACGGGGTAGTATCTTACGGTAAAATCAAGAGAGGTAACCGAGAAATGATTGTAGAAGCAAAAACAGGTGAAATTAAAAAATATCTTGTGAAGCTTTCTAATCAGATCTTAGTTCAGGAAAACGACTTCGTAAAAGCAGGTTCTCCACTTTCTGATGGTTCCGTAACACCAGATGATATCCTTCACATTAAAGGACCTACTGCTGTTCAAGAATATATTGTAAATGAAATCCAAGAGGTATACCGTTTACAAGGAGTGAAAATCGACGATAAACACTTTGAAATCATCGTTCGTCAGATGATGACCAAAGTACAAATTGTTGACGGTGGTGATACCCAATTCCTAGAAGGTAGTATCGAACATAAAAACGACTTCATCGAGGAAAATGAAAGAGTATATGGCTTGAAAGTAGTAACCAACCCTGGTGATTCTAAAGAATTACAAGCAGGGCAAATGATTACTGCTAGAGAGCTAAGAGACGAAAACTCTAAACTAAGACGTGAAGACCTTGCCTTAGTAGAGGTAAGAGAAGCCCTTCCTGCTACAGCTACTCCTGTATTGCAAGGGATTACAAGAGCGGCTCTTCAAACCAAGTCCTTCATGTCGGCAGCTTCCTTCCAGGAAACTACCAAAGTCCTTAATGAAGCTGCAGTTTCAGGTAAGGTAGATAATCTTACAGGTCTTAAAGAAAATGTAATTGTAGGACATAGAATTCCTGCAGGTACAGGTCTTAAAGAGTATCAAAATTTTATCGTTGGTTCTAAAAAGGAATTTGAAGACCTTAACTAA
- a CDS encoding GNAT family N-acetyltransferase, translating to MIRTATLEDLGSLAMIFEKYRAFYQKPASLEASTLFLKNRIERHESVIYLALKNNKIIGFTQLYPLFSSTRLKRLWLLNDLYVEENYRGKGVATALINKAKQLCLETDACQLSLETSKTNKEGNIVYPKNGFVLDTTENYYFWIPEGE from the coding sequence ATGATAAGGACGGCAACATTAGAAGACCTGGGTTCTCTAGCTATGATTTTTGAAAAATATAGAGCTTTCTATCAAAAACCTGCTAGCCTAGAGGCATCCACTTTATTTTTGAAAAATAGAATCGAGCGCCACGAGTCGGTCATTTATCTTGCGCTGAAAAACAATAAGATTATTGGCTTCACCCAATTGTACCCTTTATTTTCTTCTACAAGATTAAAACGACTTTGGCTACTTAACGATCTATATGTAGAAGAAAACTACCGTGGGAAAGGTGTGGCTACTGCACTTATCAACAAGGCAAAACAGCTTTGCTTAGAGACCGATGCTTGTCAACTTTCTTTAGAAACTTCAAAAACCAATAAAGAGGGCAATATTGTTTATCCTAAAAATGGATTTGTTTTGGATACTACTGAAAATTATTACTTTTGGATTCCTGAAGGAGAATAA
- the panC gene encoding pantoate--beta-alanine ligase: protein MKVFRDQASLVEYIAQLKKENKTIGFAPTMGALHQGHMSLYSIAKKENDIIVASVFVNPTQFNNLEDLEKYPRTEENDLLLLENIGVDIAYLPRIQDIYPTETKSKSYDFGGIENEMEGAARPGHFDGVGTVVSELLRQVQPDNAYFGEKDFQQLAIIRKLVEIKNLKVNIHGAPIFRAENGLALSSRNARLTEKEKEEALILYQTLSQVKEWFPTMDYAEIKEKVAQIFENTPYELEYFLIADEKTLKELEEKSPEAHYRAFLVVWISGVRLIDNMAC from the coding sequence ATGAAAGTCTTTAGAGACCAAGCTTCATTAGTTGAGTACATTGCTCAACTAAAAAAAGAAAACAAAACTATTGGTTTTGCCCCTACCATGGGAGCTTTACACCAAGGGCATATGTCGTTATATAGCATTGCCAAAAAGGAGAATGACATTATAGTAGCATCGGTTTTTGTAAACCCTACTCAGTTTAACAACTTGGAAGATTTAGAAAAATATCCTCGTACCGAGGAAAACGACTTGCTGCTACTAGAAAACATTGGAGTAGATATTGCTTACCTTCCTCGCATACAAGACATCTATCCTACCGAAACTAAAAGTAAATCTTATGATTTTGGAGGGATTGAAAACGAAATGGAAGGAGCCGCACGACCAGGTCATTTTGATGGTGTAGGAACAGTGGTATCCGAATTATTAAGACAGGTACAACCTGATAACGCTTATTTTGGGGAAAAAGACTTCCAGCAATTGGCAATTATCCGAAAATTGGTTGAAATTAAAAATTTAAAAGTGAACATTCATGGTGCTCCTATCTTTAGAGCTGAGAATGGTTTGGCCCTAAGTTCTAGAAACGCTAGGCTTACCGAAAAAGAAAAGGAAGAAGCCCTTATCCTCTACCAAACTCTTAGCCAAGTCAAAGAATGGTTCCCTACCATGGATTATGCTGAAATTAAAGAAAAAGTAGCTCAAATCTTTGAAAATACTCCTTATGAACTAGAGTATTTCCTAATTGCTGATGAAAAAACTTTAAAAGAGCTTGAAGAAAAATCCCCTGAAGCTCACTATCGTGCATTTTTAGTGGTATGGATTAGCGGGGTTAGGTTAATAGACAACATGGCCTGTTAA
- a CDS encoding exodeoxyribonuclease III has translation MKIISYNVNGIRAAFNKDMPKWLASANPDVICFQESKAQPEQIDVAAFEELGYQSFWHSAEKKGYSGVGIATKIAPKHIEYGTGIDYIDFEGRVIRADFEECSVISVYVPSATNIDRLDFKMKFCYDFLDYLKELKKEIPNLIVCGDFNICHEEIDIHNPKGLSNTSGFLPIEREYLSIFLEKGAFTDAFRFMHPETVQYSWWSYRANARANNKGWRLDYTMISNSIQQNITRAVILPEAQHSDHCPVMVEMSF, from the coding sequence ATGAAAATTATTAGCTATAACGTAAACGGAATAAGAGCTGCTTTTAATAAAGATATGCCCAAATGGTTAGCTTCTGCTAACCCTGATGTTATTTGCTTCCAAGAGAGCAAGGCACAACCTGAGCAGATTGATGTTGCTGCTTTTGAGGAGTTGGGATATCAATCTTTTTGGCACTCCGCAGAAAAGAAAGGATATAGTGGTGTAGGTATTGCCACTAAAATAGCTCCGAAGCATATCGAATATGGTACCGGAATCGATTATATAGATTTTGAAGGAAGGGTGATTAGAGCTGATTTTGAAGAATGCTCCGTAATTTCTGTATATGTTCCTTCTGCTACCAATATCGACCGTTTAGACTTCAAAATGAAGTTTTGTTATGATTTTCTAGATTATTTAAAGGAACTTAAAAAAGAAATTCCGAATCTCATTGTATGTGGAGACTTCAATATTTGTCATGAAGAAATAGACATCCATAATCCTAAAGGTTTGTCCAATACTTCTGGCTTCCTACCTATAGAGAGGGAATATCTAAGTATATTTTTAGAGAAAGGAGCTTTTACCGATGCCTTCAGATTTATGCATCCTGAAACGGTGCAATACAGCTGGTGGAGTTACCGCGCAAATGCTAGAGCTAACAACAAAGGTTGGCGTTTGGATTATACGATGATAAGCAACAGTATCCAACAAAACATTACAAGGGCGGTAATTCTACCGGAAGCACAACATTCCGACCATTGCCCTGTAATGGTAGAGATGAGCTTCTAA